A section of the Pochonia chlamydosporia 170 chromosome 2, whole genome shotgun sequence genome encodes:
- a CDS encoding chitin synthase 6 (similar to Aspergillus terreus NIH2624 XP_001208683.1), which produces MASTLPPLGGGNGGAHTQHSLPSLPAHLQSDTHITGHLASRFHVSHPTAKLSSHALVCLNTYTSSSKGPDGGKPGSAMAGAEDMADRAWTRLGHRSENQAVVFLGESGSGKSTIRSHLLTALLDKSSTPLSNKLSLAAYVFDSLTTTKTATTPTASKSGLFYELQYDTSATTNPILIGGKLLDHRLERSRIADVPTGERNFHVLYYLLAGTSQAEKTHLGLDDGASGSKRWKYLGHPTQLKVGINDSEGFQLFKTALKKLEFPRSDIAEICQILAAILHIGQLEFESTNNTSATGDDSGGFSHEGGQTSTTVKNKDVLGIVAAFLGVSAGDLQSTLGYKTKMIQKERVTVMLDPTGARAHANELARTLYSLLVAWILETVNQKVCAPEEDIANTISIVDFPGFAQQSATGSTLDQLLNNAATEAIYNVTLHNFFDRKAEMLESEEVSVAPTSYFDNSDAVKGLLKAGNGLLSILDDQTRRNKTDIQLLESLRKRFEGKNPAIEVSSATAKLPGSNFYTENTAAAFTIRHFAGEVEYPVRGLIEENGEVVSVDLLNMFNSTKSEFVGRLFGQDVLQTVNHPVEKSTVMQATISSKPMRAPSVMSRKGGRGRALAAQRRQQESNLFDSGNPTSGSRSPKGGNKAGIDQGASGQFLSSLDNVQKAVMEPGTNSYFVFCLKPNDRRIANQFDSKCVRTQVQTFGIAEISQRLRSADFSLFLPFGEFLGMADAETILVGSERERAEMVIEEKRWPSNEVQVGSTGVFLSERCWMEVARLIEGSAGQGRYALPSSDGYGNDALTPGERDVFGASKEQLLSGGNTPLMYGEKGRPGYFGSDDARSEAGVSAIGGGDMFKNFDTREQMAERGNEKTLEEIEEYKDSPSRKRWVFTVYFLTWFIPDFLIRWIGRMPRKDVRMAWREKVAINMLIWFMCLVAAFFIVVFPMLICPKQNVFSAEELSSHDGKDGHSAYVSIRGYVIDLGSFADRHYPKFVSRKSMLNYAGMDVSTLFPVQVSALCQGSDGSVDQEVTLDYKSTNYTGSPALVNSQDLNSKYHDFRYFTNDTRPDWYLEQLIMLKGNYGRGTIGYSPEYVSTLASKDQVIAYIGNRVYDLTTYVAGGRRLRAKPGETPPNDPKLADFMNYNLVQLFQNQAGSDITKYWNSLAISREEKARMQTCLDHLFYVGDLDTRNSTRCKFAEYLVLAVSCLLVSVIAFKFFAALQFGGKNVPENLDKFVMCQIPAYTEDEDSLRRAIDSAARMRYDDKRKLLCIICDGMIIGQGNDRPTPRIVLDILGVSETVDPEPLSFESLGEGMKQHNMGKVYSGLYEVQGHIVPFLVIVKVGKPSEVARPGNRGKRDSQMILMRFLNRVHYNLAMSPLELEMYHQIRNIIGVNPTFYEFMLQIDADTVVAPDSATRMVSAFLDDTRLIAVCGETALTNAKSSFITMIQVYEYYISHNLSKAFESLFGSVTCLPGCFSMYRIRAAETGKPLFVSREVVESYATIRVDTLHMKNLLHLGEDRYLTTLLLKYHSKYKTKYLFSAHAWTIAPDSWKVFLSQRRRWINSTVHNLIELIPMAQLCGFCCFSMRFVVFIDLLSTVVQPVTIAYIAYLIVLVATKASVVPMTAFILLGAIYGLQAIIFILRRKWEMVGWMILYVLAVPVFSFGLPLYAFWHMDDFNWGTTRVVAGEKGKKVVISDEGKFDPDSIPRKKWEEYQAELWETQTSRDDTRSEVSGISYATKAQPMVSEYGFPSRPDSTTGFAAHPMPNLPYDSRNNSRMSLAHSDMGHHRMSQFGGSQFFNPDDMVGLPSDDALLAEIRDILKTADLMTVTKKGIKQELERRFDVPLDAKRAYINSATEALLSGQL; this is translated from the exons ATGGCATCGACACTTCCACCCTTGGGCGGCGGCAACGGAGGGGCTCACACTCAACATTCGTTACCCTCGCTGCCAGCACATCTCCAATCCGATACGCACATCACCGGACACTTGGCTAGTCGATTTCATGTGTCCCATCCAACTGCCAAGCTGTCCTCACATGCTCTGGTGTGTCTAAATACCTACACATCCTCCAGCAAAGGGCCAGATGGCGGTAAACCTGGcagcgccatggctggcgcCGAAGACATGGCCGATCGTGCTTGGACAAGACTCGGTCATCGATCAGAGAACCAAGCTGTAGTGTTTCT GGGTGAATCTGGATCTGGCAAATCAACCATTCGGAGCCATTTGCTCACTGCCTTGTTGGACAAGTCGTCTACTCCTCTATCGAACAAGTTGTCTCTTGCCGCATATGTCTTTGATTCTCTCACAACTACCAAGACTGCCACTACTCCCACGGcttccaagtctggtctttttTATGAATTGCAGTACGACACCTCGGCGACAACGAACCCCATCCTCATTGGTGGTAAGCTCCTTGATCACCGGCTGGAACGAAGCCGGATTGCCGACGTTCCCACCGGAGAGCGAAACTTTCACGTACTCTACTATCTCTTGGCcggcaccagccaagccgaAAAAACccatcttggtcttgacgaTGGTGCCAGCGGATCTAAACGTTGGAAGTACCTTGGTCACCCCACTCAGCTCAAGGTTGGCATTAACGATTCTGAGGGCTTTCAGCTTTTTAAAACAGCCCTGAAAAAGCTCGAGTTTCCCAGGAGTGACATCGCCGAGATTTGCCAAATTCTGGCCGCCATTCTTCATATTGGCCAACTTGAGTTTGAGTCCACCAACAATACCAGCGCCACTGGTGATGATAGTGGCGGTTTCTCTCACGAAGGTGGCCAGACCTCGACCACTGTCAAGAATAAAGATGTTCTCGGCATCGTTGCTGCCTTTCTGGGTGTAAGTGCTGGGGACCTTCAAAGCACTCTAGGCTACAAGACCAAGATGATTCAAAAAGAGCGTGTCACGGTGATGCTTGATCCTACTGGCGCACGAGCGCACGCCAACGAGTTGGCTAGGACATTGTACTCCCTCCTCGTGGCTTGGATTTTGGAAACCGTCAACCAGAAAGTTTGTGCCCCAGAGGAAgacatcgccaacaccatTTCCATTGTCGACTTCCCTGGCTTCGCGCAGCAGTCTGCTACCGGCTCCACGCTCGACCAACTTCTCAATAATGCTGCGACTGAAGCTATTTATAATGTCACCTTGCACAACTTCTTCGACCGCAAAGCTGAAATGTTGGAGTCAGAAGAAGTCAGTGTCGCCCCAACTAGCTACTTTGACAATTCGGACGCCGTTAAAGGCTTACTAAAGGCTGGAAATGGCCTTCTGAGTATCCTCGATGACCAAACACGACGCAATAAGACTGATATCCAGCTGCTTGAAAGCTTGAGAAAGAGATTCGAAGGCAAGAACCCAGCTATTGAGGTCAGCTCTGCCACTGCAAAGTTGCCTGGCAGCAACTTCTACACCGAAAACACAGCTGCTGCCTTCACCATTAGACACTTTGCAGGCGAGGTTGAGTACCCTGTTAGGGGTCTCATCGAGGAAAACGGCGAAGTTGTCTCGGTCGACTTGCTCAACATGTTCAACTCCACCAAGAGTGAGTTTGTTGGTAGACTGTTTGGTCAAGATGTACTCCAAACTGTCAATCACCCAGTCGAGAAGTCAACTGTTATGCAGGCCACCATCAGCTCCAAACCTATGCGAGCACCAAGTGTAATGTCTCGTAAGGGTGGACGAGGCCGTGCGCTTGCGGCCCAGCGGCGTCAACAAGAAAGCAATCTTTTCGACAGTGGCAACCCGACCAGCGGATCCCGCAGTCCCAAAGGAGGCAACAAAGCTGGCATTGATCAAGGTGCTTCTGGGCaatttctctcttctttggaCAACGTCCAGAAGGCTGTCATGGAACCCGGCACAAATTCTTACTTTGTGTTTTGCTTGAAACCCAATGATCGCCGGATCGCCAACCAGTTCGACAGTAAATGTGTCCGCACGCAGGTCCAGACCTTTGGCATCGCCGAAATCAGCCAAAGATTGCGGTCTGCTGATTTCAGCCTGTTCCTCCCCTTTGGTGAATTTCTTGGAATGGCCGATGCCGAGACAATCTTGGTTGGCAGTGAAAGAGAGCGTGCGGAGATGGTCATTGAAGAAAAACGCTGGCCTAGCAACGAAGTCCAGGTTGGGTCTACGGGTGTCTTCCTCAGTGAGCGGTGCTGGATGGAGGTTGCTCGTCTAATTGAGGGCTCCGCGGGCCAAGGTCGCTACGCTCTGCCTTCATCAGATGGCTATGGCAACGATGCACTGACGCCTGGAGAGCGTGATGTCTTTGGCGCCTCCAAGGAACAGCTCTTGTCCGGAGGTAACACACCACTCATGTATGGCGAGAAGGGCAGACCTGGCTACTTTGGCTCTGACGATGCTCGGTCGGAAGCTGGCGTCTCTGCAATTGGTGGCGGAGATATGTTCAAGAACTTCGACACTCGTGAGCAGATGGCCGAGCGTGGTAATGAAAAGACCCTCGAGGAAATCGAAGAGTACAAAGACTCACCCAGCAGAAAGCGTTGGGTCTTTACAGTCTACTTCCTCACTTGGTTCATTCCCGACTTTCTCATCCGATGGATCGGCCGCATGCCCCGAAAAGATGTTCGTATGGCCTGGCGAGAGAAGGTGGCCATCAACATGCTCATCTGGTtcatgtgtctggttgctgcaTTCTTCATCGTTGTGTTTCCAATGCTCATTTGCCCGAAACAAAATGTCTTTAGTGCCGAAGAACTGTCGTCGCACGATGGCAAGGATGGACACTCGGCTTATGTGTCTATCCGAGGCTATGTTATCGACCTGGGCAGCTTTGCGGACCGTCACTATCCCAAATTTGTGAGCAGGAAGTCAATGCTAAATTATGCTGGCATGGATGTTAGTACTCTCTTCCCGGTGCAGGTCTCTGCTTTATGCCAAGGTAGCGATGGTTCCGTGGACCAAGAGGTGACTCTGGACTACAAGAGCACCAACTATACCGGATCCCCTGCCTTGGTGAATTCGCAGGATTTGAATTCTAAGTACCATGATTTCCGCTACTTCACCAACGATACACGACCCGACTGGTATCTTGAGCAGCTCATTATGCTCAAAGGTAACTACGGCAGAGGCACCATTGGCTATTCGCCAGAGTATGTGTCAACGCTTGCCTCCAAGGATCAGGTCATTGCCTACATTGGAAACCGCGTCTATGACTTGACAACCTATGTTGCCGGAGGACGTCGTCTTCGCGCCAAACCTGGTGAAACCCCACCGAACGACCCCAAGCTTGCAGACTTTATGAATTACAACCTGGTTCAACTGTTCCAAAACCAGGCTGGCTCCGACATCACCAAATATTGGAACTCTCTAGCCATCAGCCGTGAGGAGAAAGCTCGCATGCAAACTTGTCTTGACCACCTTTTCTACGTAGGTGACCTTGACACGAGAAACTCTACCCGCTGCAAGTTCGCTGAATATTTGGTTCTTGCTGTCTCCTGCCTGCTCGTCTCGGTTATTGCATTCAAGTTCTTCGCCGCACTTCAGTTCGGTGGCAAGAATGTTCCTGAGAACCTCGACAAGTTCGTCATGTGCCAGATTCCAGCTTATACTGAAGACGAAGACTCACTGCGTCGGGCTATCGATTCGGCGGCGAGAATGCGCTATGATGACAAGCGTAAACTCTTGTGCATCATCTGTGATGGTATGATTATTGGTCAAGGCAACGATCGGCCGACACCTCGTATTGTCTTGGATATCCTTGGCGTTTCCGAAACGGTAGATCCTGAACCCCTCAGCTTTGAATCTCTCGGCGAGGGTATGAAGCAACACAACATGGGCAAGGTGTACTCGGGACTTTACGAAGTACAAGGTCACATCGTCCCATTCCTTGTCATTGTTAAGGTTGGAAAGCCCTCCGAAGTAGCCCGTCCCGGTAACCGTGGCAAGCGAGACTCTCAGATGATCCTGATGCGTTTCTTGAACCGTGTTCACTACAACCTGGCCATGAGCCCTCTGGAGCTGGAAATGTACCATCAGATCCGCAACATCATTGGTGTCAACCCAACGTTTTATGAATTTATGCTTCAAATTGATGCCGATACTGTCGTCGCCCCAGACTCTGCCACTCGCATGGTTTCGGCATTCTTGGACGACACTCGCTTAATTGCAGTTTGCGGCGAGACTGCTTTGACCAACGCCAAGTcgtccttcatcaccatgatcCAGGTCTATGAGTACTACATCTCTCACAATCTTTCCAAGGCCTTTGAAAGCTTGTTCGGTTCCGTCACTTGCTTGCCGGGTTGTTTCTCCATGTATCGAATTCGAGCTGCTGAGACAGGAAAGCCACTCTTCGTCAGTCGCGAAGTCGTCGAGTCATACGCTACCATTCGCGTGGACACTCTGCATATGAAGAACTTGCTCCATCTTGGTGAAGATCGTTATCTTACGACGCTGCTTCTCAAGTACCACTCCAAGTATAAGACTAAATATCTGTTTAGCGCTCATGCCTGGACAATTGCCCCGGATTCCTGGAAGGTCTTCCTGTCTCAGCGACGTCGTTGGATTAACTCTACGGTGCATAACCTTATCGAACTGATTCCAATGGCCCAGCTTTGTGGtttctgctgcttcagcATGCGTTTCGTGGTCTTCATCGATTTGCTCAGTACTGTTGTCCAGCCGGTCACAATTGCATACATCGCCTACTTGATTGTTCTTGTCGCTACAAAGGCTAGCGTTGTTCCTATGACAGCCTTCATCTTGCTCGGCGCCATTTATGGTCTTCAAGCAATCATTTTCATCCTGCGCCGCAAGTGGGAaatggttggatggatgatTCTGTACGTCTTGGCCGTCCCGGTCTTCAGCTTTGGTCTGCCGTTGTATGCCTTCTGGCACATGGATGACTTCAACTGGGGCACCACCCGTGTTGTTGCCGGCgaaaagggcaagaaggtgGTCATTTCAGACGAAGGCAAATTCGACCCCGACTCCATCCCTCGCAAGAAGTGGGAAGAATACCAGGCCGAGTTATGGGAGACACAGACTTCTCGCGACGACACTCGCTCCGAGGTGTCCGGCATCAGCTATGCAACCAAGGCTCAACCTATGGTATCCGAGTACGGATTCCCCAGCCGACCGGATTCCACAACTGGATTTGCAGCTCACCCCATGCCAAACCTGCCCTATGACTCTCGCAACAACTCTCGGATGTCTCTTGCTCACTCAGACATGGGCCACCATCGTATGAGTCAATTTGGAGGCTCGCAATTCTTCAACCCAGACGACATGGTCGGCCTGCCAAGCGATGATGCTCTGCTGGCCGAGATCCGCGATATTCTCAAGACAGCAGATCTAATGACTGTCACCAAGAAGGGCATTAAGCAGGAACTGGAGCGTCGTTTCGACGTGCCATTGGATGCCAAGAGAGCCTATATCAATAGTG CTACCGAAGCTCTTCTCTCTGGTCAACTCTAA
- a CDS encoding ribosome biogenesis protein Urb1 (similar to Cordyceps militaris CM01 XP_006668182.1) gives MVKRSSHGTDGAAAFRKRQKLTQDVPTGEDVTSSDQLWQLLTFDQDMRNARHGLQSLKRFLDDIISDNADRKSKLALLQEYLEKVKPRDTSEEAVHLHDIMEMWSFSIQVNDEGVMSSVAVVLALLLQVLSESLHLVPFGLGICQTLVQEAQLKCISRNLGSEKGKGFIISPTLRMLREAVCFDGGAFAKNIVRARIYTFTSLGRNLEMGHVSDAPEDVRKASVRTNAVRLYLSCLKYLHSEGRRELLSQREQISHLTYMMKNDPPNLVLEIIESLKTHVLGDSRIAREIKFKAFNTKILMRLLSLYSYSSTTANAEEKDLVCEKAHELLIFACTTPSAGILYPYKGLYPKEADDEFSSLSARSRKNHSDEDPWEGKLRDGIPVYNFALSEFVGKLRPWSNLKHCELLVAIFTAAPELISDYFYNNQSFTFEPKLSMTWIGYAAFLFNTMMIPLPPSFGDPSRYAIMPPPTSVLLDNIMPRPINEKVLIRCLSPKSHLTSFFATRILVAGLEKLSKAVEMLNGPSRRKGSIWTEASRRLIDSFCQRIPDMKEVVRCYKSIPSENILHKSLTSRLLRLYYEVIPRVALAANFDVSPFFAGVLKDVNKDNIEAEARDLGLMELENLVLIASYSPGMRWFAKLESLGHGQASSPFSALLQLLCSDEKDTPLSQLKAVLADVALESQIVTTSAALKPLLQALRCTQETMGTIAMGSVWSFLDNCVNRCATSPIKYLDLMKDYSSKSKSSKKTDGTDLLNVVITEQVPYIVNTGDENATSQLASFVSLYYNAVRKSHGDDALIEDLYREIEKHFSATPTKPAELGNTKQVKALKKYDDIEWTTNKSAPDGEQAVTGPTISQESLEETLHVPFLSDEDATVLSKWASKSVDDMIEDGWAAGLVRLLASEHINLRKEALTGVLKMAAQIKESSYEEKTQIWLLLSELAESSRAQVDVGPVPSAFIAFTIHALDVLKTPLHPLYPKVNAYLTRSPVWGLDKLPLVHDILHGVPSEDDKYYTELTWLLNYLLDSLKTPFDLGVFHKKRWFEKIFALGSNPYLRSALRTRLAKLVYRVTCIETGSTTLITRFGILSWLDSLRAACDVDDTAAVYEALMLRAWETCDQERVRTWSKGGVEQLLEKIPRNREPHSIA, from the exons ATGGTTAAGCGATCATCTCACGGAACAGACGGTGCTGCGGCTTTCCGCAAGCGCCAGAAGCTCACCCAGGATGTCCCAACTGGCGAGGATGTCACATCAAGCGACCAGCTTTGGCAGCTCTTGACCTTCGATCAGGACATGCGCAATGCTCGTCACG GTCTTCAATCATTGAAACGATttctcgacgacatcatTTCAGACAATGCCGACCGCAAATCGAAGCTCGCCCTATTGCAAGAGTACCTGGAGAAGGTGAAACCGCGAGACACAAGTGAGGAAGCAGTTCACCTCCACGACATCATGGAAATGTGGTCTTTCTCTATCCAAGTGAACGATGAAGGTGTCATGTCTTCTGTCGCTGTTGTTCTCGCCCTTCTCCTTCAGGTGCTCTCCGAGTCACTACATTTGGTGCCTTTTGGACTTGGTATTTGCCAAACATTGGTCCAGGAAGCGCAGCTCAAATGCATATCAAGAAACCTTGGCTCCGAAAAAGGCAAGGGGTTCATCATCTCGCCCACCTTACGGATGCTGCGTGAGGCTGTGTGCTTCGACGGCGGAGCATTCGCAAAGAATATCGTCCGCGCAAGAATATACACCTTTACCTCCTTAGGACGAAATCTGGAAATGGGCCACGTAAGCGATGCACCAGAAGATGTTCGAAAGGCGTCAGTCAGGACCAATGCTGTGCGTCTCTACTTGAGCTGTCTCAAATACTTGCACTCGGAAGGCCGACGAGAGCTGCTGTCACAACGAGAGCAAATATCGCACTTGACGTACATGATGAAAAACGATCCACCGAATCTCGTCCTTGAAATCATTGAGTCACTTAAGACGCACGTTTTAGGTGACAGCAGGATTGCTCGAGAAATCAAATTTAAGgcattcaacaccaagattTTAATGCGGCTACTCTCTCTATATTCGTATTCCAGCACGACTGCAAATGCAGAAGAGAAAGACCTTGTTTGCGAAAAGGCCCACGAACTTTTGATATTCGCCTGCACAACTCCTAGCGCCGGTATACTTTACCCGTACAAAGGCTTGTATCCGAAGGAAGCGGATGATGAGTTTTCGTCACTTTCAGCGAGAAGTAGGAAGAACCACAGCGACGAAGACCCTTGGGAGGGTAAGCTACGAGACGGCATTCCTGTCTATAATTTCGCGCTCTCCGAGTTTGTCGGCAAATTGCGACCATGGTCCAACCTCAAGCACTGCGAACTCCTAGTCGCTATCTTTACTGCAGCACCGGAGCTCATTTCAGACTACTTCTACAATAATCAGTCATTCACTTTTGAGCCTAAACTTTCCATGACCTGGATTGGATACGCAGCATTCTTATTCAATACCATGATGATCCCGCTTCCCCCGTCATTTGGCGACCCATCTCGTTATGCTATTATGCCACCTCCGACCTCAGTTCTCCTCGACAATATCATGCCCAGGCCAATCAATGAGAAAGTGCTCATCCGGTGCCTGTCGCCAAAGTCACACCTCACCTCATTCTTTGCCACGCGAATCTTGGTTGCGGGGTTGGAAAAGTTGTCAAAGGCAGTGGAAATGCTCAACGGCCCGTCAAGACGAAAGGGCTCAATATGGACAGAGGCCAGTCGACGCTTGATAGACTCGTTTTGCCAACGGATACCGGACATGAAGGAAGTTGTTCGTTGTTACAAAAGCATTCCATCTGAAAACATTCTTCACAAGTCATTGACAAGTCGATTACTGCGTCTGTACTACGAAGTCATCCCTCGAGTTGCTCTTgcagccaactttgacgTGTCTCCCTTTTTTGCGGGCGTACTCAAAGATGTaaacaaggacaacattGAGGCAGAAGCCAGAGATTTGGGCTTAATGGAGCTCGAAAACCTAGTCTTGATTGCGAGCTACTCCCCTGGTATGCGATGGTTTGCAAAACTCGAGTCTCTCGGTCACGGCCAAGCATCTTCACCATTCAGTGCACTCCTGCAGCTGTTGTGCAGTGACGAGAAGGATACCCCTCTCAGTCAGCTGAAAGCTGTCCTGGCAGACGTTGCTTTGGAAAGTCAAATTGTGACGACCTCGGCCGCCTTAAAGCCGCTTCTACAAGCGCTGCGATGTACACAAGAGACTATGGGTACTATAGCAATGGGCAGCGTGTGGTCCTTTTTAGATAACTGTGTCAACCGTTGCGCTACATCACCCATCAAATACCTGGACCTGATGAAGGATTACTCttcaaagtccaagtcttcgAAAAAGACGGATGGCACGGATTTACTGAATGTCGTTATCACAGAGCAAGTGCCATACATCGTCAACACTGGAGATGAAAACGCGACTAGTCAACTTGCAAGTTTCGTGTCGCTTTATTACAATGCCGTTCGAAAGTCACATGGTGACGATGCGTTGATAGAAGACTTGTACAGGGAAATAGAGAAGCATTTCTCCGCAACACCTACCAAACCCGCCGAGCTTGGAAACACGAAGCAGGTCAAGGCTCTAAAGAAGTACGACGACATCGAATGGACAACTAATAAATCCGCTCCCGACGGTGAACAAGCAGTCACCGGGCCAACTATCAGTCAAGAATCTTTGGAGGAGACGCTACATGTGCCCTTTTTGTCTGATGAAGACGCCACAGTGCTATCAAAATGGGCTTCCAAAAGCGTGGATGACATGATAGAAGATGGATGGGCAGCTGGTTTGGTGCGCCTGCTAGCCTCAGAACACATCAACCTTCGCAAAGAAGCGCTTACAGGCGTTCTCAAAATGGCAGCGCAGATCAAGGAATCTTCATATGAAGAGAAGACACAGATCTGGCTACTCTTGTCAGAACTAGCCGAGTCGTCAAGGGCACAAGTGGACGTTGGACCTGTTCCTTCTGCGTTTATCGCTTTTACCATCCACGCCCTAGACGTCCTTAAAactcctcttcatcctttATACCCCAAAGTCAACGCCTACTTGACGCGCAGCCCAGTCTGGGGCCTGGACAAGCTCCCTCTAGTACATGATATTCTCCACGGCGTACCATCAGAGGACGACAAATACTATACTGAACTGACGTGGCTGCTCAACTATTTGCTGGATAGTCTCAAAACTCCATTCGATCTCGGCGTATTCCACAAGAAGCGTTGGTTCGAGAAGATATTCGCGCTGGGGAGCAATCCATACCTTCGGTCGGCTTTGCGTACGAGACTAGCCAAGCTTGTCTACCGGGTCACTTGTATCGAAACTGGGAGCACTACTCTCATCACGAGATTTGGTATTCTTAGCTGGTTAGATTCGCTGCGAGCGGCGTGCGATGTGGATGACACGGCGGCTGTGTATGAGGCGCTCATGCTGCGGGCGTGGGAGACGTGTGATCAAGAGCGAGTTCGTACATGGAGCAAAGGTGGTGTTGAGCAATTGTTGGAAAAGATACCAAGGAATAGAGAGCCACATAGCATAGCATAG
- a CDS encoding acid phosphatase-like protein (similar to Metarhizium robertsii ARSEF 23 XP_007817303.1), with translation MSGCSLEANAPEEEFWIKSNKLYSEESILFPPDLYAPNYQPTQRHPRRHEDEFVRQGSRFRPLELSIYMPDRRISPILPHFEFPRIITPPPPPAYRAERSEDDHRVSRQRSYSSMSFHVPRRHPVDISPSAAQDELPPQIPAKSKYRRRAYTAPEVDAIKERVASALIEVEMLQKQIDDVIERQSIYASSRPSTSHSMARTIPELEPMPSIPALPPAAPSFAERLNADIERPQTAPLKISKTLNSDYRKASEEGIKTTLQQTQEVREQQPLPPPLPLVLRPPLRKKKSFSRVSTWLFPGQEQGKNGSFESVTNRPRPVKNSEGFYQIVSADGTVGHRSCESIDSMSTWDTEDEERSPPTTWSPQSTPASKQGEQTTIERRATFGKNDARLGKPPVGVAV, from the exons ATGTCGGGATGCTCCTTGGAAGCAAATGCCCCCGAGGAAGAGTTTTGGATCAAGTCGAACAAGCTTTACAGCGAGGAGTCGATTTTG TTCCCACCTGATTTATATGCCCCCAATTACCAACCGACTCAAAGGCATCCCCGGCGACACGAGGATGAATTTGTGCGGCAGGGAAGCCGCTTTCGGCCTCTAGAGCTCAGCATATACATGCCAGACCGCCGCATATCGCCCATTTTACCACACTTTGAGTTTCCTCGAATCATTacacctccacctccaccagcaTACCGTGCAGAGCGATCTGAAGACGATCACCGGGTTTCTCGCCAGCGTAGTTATTCCTCCATGTCATTTCATGTTCCACGGCGGCATCCTGTCGATATCTCCCCGTCTGCTGCGCAAGACGAACTTCCTCCGCAAATCCCAGCCAAATCCAAGTACCGACGCCGTGCCTACACTGCCCCGGAGGTAGATGCTATCAAAGAGCGTGTTGCAAGTGCCTTGATCGAAGTAGAGATGCTCCAGAAGCAGATTGACGATGTCATTGAGAGACAAAGTATCTACGCAAGCAGTcggccatcaacatcgcatTCGATGGCACGCACCATACCTG AGTTGGAGCCCATGCCGTCTATACCTGCTCTGCCACCCGCAGCTCCGTCATTCGCAGAGCGCCTGAATGCAGATATAGAGCGACCTCAAACTGCGCCTCTCAAGATATCAAAGACTTTAAACTCAGATTACAGGAAGGCATCTGAAGAGGGCATCAAGACCACCCTGCAGCAGACCCAGGAGGTACGCGAGCAGCAGCCGCTCCCGCCGCCATTGCCCCTTGTTCTTCGACCACCATTgcggaagaagaagtcattttCTCGCGTGTCAACGTGGCTCTTTCCTGGTCAAGAGCAGGGTAAAAATGGAAGCTTTGAGTCAGTGACCAACAGGCCCAGGCCGGTGAAGAACAGCGAAGGGTTTTACCAAATCGTCTCGGCAGATGGCACAGTAGGACACCGAAGCTGCGAATCAATTGATAGCATGTCGACTTGGGACaccgaagacgaagaacgCTCGCCGCCGACAACTTGGTCCCCGCAAAGTACGCCGGCGTCCAAGCAGGGAGAACAGACTACGATAGAGCGCAGGGCAACGTTTGGCAAGAATGACGCCAGGCTCGGGAAGCCACCGGTTGGCGTCGCGGTTTAA